Part of the Vagococcus teuberi genome, AACGGCAAGTATTATTGTACAACATTTTGCGTTATATTGCTAGCCTTTTTTTCTTCTTTCTTTTTTTGACGAATTGTTCTAAAAAAATTGGTTAAAATAGACGAACATTCTTCTTCTAAAATCCCTTTCTCTACATAACAAAAATGATTAAATCGATTATCTTGTAACAAATTCATTAATGATCCTACTGTCCCACCTTTAGGATCCATTGCACCAAAAAAAACTTGGTCAATTCTGGATAGTAAAATCGCACCACTACACATAGGGCAAGGTTCAAGCGTAACAAATATTTGCGCTTTTTCGAGTCGCCAACTCTCCACGTTTCGATTTGCTTCTCTAATTGCAACCATTTCTGCATGCGTCGTTGCGTCTTGTGAAAACTCACGGACATTATGTCCTCTACCGATAACTTTACCATCTAATACCACAACAGCACCAATTGGAACTTCTCCCATTAATTCTGCTTTTTTTGCTTCTATTAGCGCTTCTTTCATAAATTTTTCTTTGTCATCAGTTGACAGTACTACTTCTCTTAGAAACATGATTAACCCCTCTATAAAAAAATAATTTTGGTGCCCATATTTATGATAGAATAGCTTTAACGAAAAATAAAGGGTGAGTTACTTTGGACAGTCAATCTCTTCAAGCCTTATTTCCAAACGGCACAGTTGAATCAGTCTATAGAGAGAC contains:
- the tadA gene encoding tRNA adenosine(34) deaminase TadA, which encodes MFLREVVLSTDDKEKFMKEALIEAKKAELMGEVPIGAVVVLDGKVIGRGHNVREFSQDATTHAEMVAIREANRNVESWRLEKAQIFVTLEPCPMCSGAILLSRIDQVFFGAMDPKGGTVGSLMNLLQDNRFNHFCYVEKGILEEECSSILTNFFRTIRQKKKEEKKASNITQNVVQ